In Pollutimonas sp. M17, a single genomic region encodes these proteins:
- the gloA gene encoding lactoylglutathione lyase, protein MRLLHTMLRVGDLERSLQFYTNVLGMRLLRRKDYPDGKFTLAFVGYQDEDQGAVIELTHNWDTPSYDLGNGYGHIALEVENAYDACARIKEKGGRVTREAGPMKHGQTVIAFVEDPDGYKIELIQRKDRAD, encoded by the coding sequence TTGCGTTTACTACACACCATGCTGCGCGTAGGCGATCTGGAACGCTCACTGCAGTTCTACACCAACGTATTGGGAATGAGGCTGCTGCGCCGCAAAGACTATCCCGACGGCAAGTTCACCCTGGCCTTCGTGGGCTATCAGGACGAGGACCAGGGCGCCGTCATCGAGCTGACGCACAACTGGGACACGCCCTCTTACGACCTGGGCAACGGCTACGGGCACATTGCGCTCGAGGTCGAGAACGCCTACGACGCCTGTGCGCGCATCAAGGAAAAGGGTGGCCGCGTGACCCGCGAGGCGGGTCCCATGAAGCACGGCCAGACCGTCATCGCCTTCGTGGAAGACCCCGACGGCTACAAGATCGAACTGATCCAGCGCAAGGACCGGGCGGACTAA
- a CDS encoding M48 family metallopeptidase has translation MDPNRQLELFSDAPAALPPAVPAPAPPPAIEPAVVATLPPPSLPRNARWREVATPGQTIGFVLQRSRRKSIGLTVNDDGLQVTAPNWVTLGQIDAAVVEKANWILTKLRALRARQRHLATADTLWQQGGSIPYLGRRIVLELNGAGKTTAFSGSPFKPRDGDTLSLALPPGADRHRIRDSVHAWLQQQAAEWFEQRLRHFLDANGLAIRRWRLSSAATRWGSCSSDGNIMLNWRLIHFDHDVIDYVIAHELAHLREMNHSKDFWREVGRILPGFERSRDALRQHNPGSLPLI, from the coding sequence GCGATCGAACCGGCCGTTGTCGCCACCCTGCCACCGCCATCGCTGCCACGCAACGCGCGATGGCGCGAGGTCGCCACCCCTGGGCAGACCATCGGCTTCGTGCTGCAGCGCTCGCGCCGCAAAAGCATAGGCCTGACCGTCAACGACGACGGCTTGCAGGTGACGGCTCCAAATTGGGTGACATTGGGACAGATCGACGCCGCGGTGGTGGAAAAAGCCAATTGGATCCTGACCAAGCTGCGCGCTCTGAGGGCCAGGCAGCGGCATCTGGCCACGGCGGACACGCTATGGCAGCAAGGCGGCAGCATTCCTTATCTGGGCCGGCGCATCGTGCTCGAGCTGAACGGCGCCGGAAAGACGACTGCATTCAGCGGCAGCCCATTCAAGCCCCGCGACGGCGACACGCTGAGCCTGGCGCTGCCCCCCGGCGCCGACCGGCACCGCATACGGGACAGCGTCCATGCCTGGCTGCAGCAGCAGGCGGCCGAGTGGTTCGAGCAACGCCTGCGGCATTTCCTGGACGCCAATGGGCTGGCCATCCGGCGCTGGCGGCTATCGTCGGCGGCGACCCGCTGGGGCTCATGCAGCAGCGATGGCAACATCATGCTCAATTGGCGCCTGATACACTTCGACCATGACGTCATCGATTACGTCATTGCGCACGAACTGGCGCATCTGCGCGAAATGAACCACAGCAAGGACTTCTGGCGCGAAGTCGGCCGCATACTTCCGGGCTTCGAGCGTTCGCGCGATGCGCTTCGGCAACACAACCCGGGCTCGCTTCCATTGATCTGA